One window from the genome of Roseofilum reptotaenium CS-1145 encodes:
- a CDS encoding phycobilisome protein codes for MLTQTQNLYRESDGRYATDEELQFFQDYIQSFPLRLTTYNKIRTSEALIVQQVQSQIRARAPHLLQRGNKDLSAKWKQDTLRILRHSALALLIDDRDRLRDRLLLWFQTIMRAFDAQDSCKVTYSIMQNVVESLLTREEAALLRPILEYNRQILSQASSIEEFPL; via the coding sequence ATGCTAACCCAAACTCAAAACCTATACCGAGAAAGCGATGGTCGCTATGCCACAGATGAAGAATTGCAATTTTTCCAGGATTATATCCAATCGTTTCCGTTGCGGTTAACCACCTATAACAAGATTCGCACATCAGAAGCTCTGATTGTCCAACAAGTGCAATCTCAAATTCGCGCTCGGGCCCCCCACTTGCTCCAGCGCGGTAATAAAGACTTGAGCGCTAAATGGAAACAAGATACCCTTCGTATCCTACGTCACTCAGCCCTAGCCCTATTGATCGACGATCGGGACAGATTACGCGATCGCCTCCTATTGTGGTTTCAAACAATAATGAGAGCCTTTGATGCTCAAGATAGCTGTAAGGTGACTTACTCAATCATGCAGAATGTCGTTGAATCCCTCTTAACTCGCGAGGAAGCAGCTCTCTTACGTCCCATCCTCGAATATAACCGCCAAATCCTCTCTCAAGCCTCTTCCATTGAAGAATTTCCCTTGTAA
- a CDS encoding 2Fe-2S iron-sulfur cluster-binding protein, which produces MVKIVRLEPIAQETEVETNGNLLSVLIDKDLDVLKECGGRGMCATCHVYIKDGMEFLTPMNRREQRTLEVITSCKPNSRLACQSRVLMDGVVVELPPGMYVRSLQDIEALIGRRADQDMLHPVTGEVLVETGKLVTRSTLKQLEDTKFEIGAYLTQTKDA; this is translated from the coding sequence ATGGTAAAAATTGTCAGACTTGAACCGATCGCCCAAGAGACTGAAGTAGAAACTAACGGCAATCTGTTATCGGTTTTGATCGATAAAGACTTAGATGTTCTCAAAGAATGTGGTGGCCGAGGCATGTGTGCCACCTGCCATGTGTACATTAAAGATGGGATGGAGTTCCTCACTCCCATGAATCGCAGGGAACAGCGCACCTTAGAGGTGATTACTTCCTGTAAACCCAATTCTCGTCTGGCCTGTCAGTCACGGGTACTGATGGATGGGGTGGTGGTAGAATTACCTCCAGGGATGTACGTGAGATCGCTACAAGATATTGAAGCTCTCATTGGCAGACGAGCCGATCAAGATATGCTCCATCCGGTAACCGGGGAAGTCTTAGTCGAAACGGGTAAACTCGTCACCCGCTCCACCCTGAAACAACTCGAAGATACAAAATTTGAAATTGGAGCCTACTTAACGCAAACCAAAGATGCTTAA
- a CDS encoding serine/threonine-protein kinase, with product MTVSKRPKSKYLILGLIGQGQFGRVFCGCHRKTGKLVALKDLDQHRFPTHQFLRELRFLLQLSHPNIVTCRALEHSREGRYLIMDYCEGGTLRNWMDRQGKLPLGMSIQFMKDVLQGMEHANSRGIIHRDLKPENILLTLKSRGWIARISDFGIARLMQESKAGSDNTGSPAYMAPERFYGQYSLQSDIYALGVILYELVVGNRPFSGQPQQLMNYHLNQRVVVPDQVPLPLQKIIFKALEKLPARRYKSARQMLSDLDRLSELIDLSLSATPISVLPYPPSRSLTDEPIITHALPGAIAALAVSIHSQTNDNHSPCGSHTCIYWAISDSIHYQRYQEEANNFETVVKVAQVCLPEDIRELKITSQGCLALTDQCIYHLNPDLSQFPLLSAQLIAHLRIPFKADVHPHSQWIAAVTEDNHLWVWHRSEQNPDATAHHHSWFSRPQVPVRGAVHQVQILDDHHGIFWRVEQGKTAIEVFTRRGNFLGHWKLSLEVDRIIPSAISYRVLVIPKWDTHGPLLMDLKPFRMRPIPIKVQLPVCVAIASWGYVIADDRGHLILLDEYGQVVGRILGPRSPVAIAMISKTVLLVATNVQDEGELHWVDLSQFDIDFIF from the coding sequence ATGACTGTGTCCAAACGTCCCAAAAGTAAATATCTGATTTTAGGATTGATTGGCCAAGGACAGTTTGGGCGTGTGTTTTGTGGGTGTCATCGCAAAACGGGAAAATTAGTTGCCCTCAAAGATTTAGATCAACATCGTTTTCCAACGCATCAGTTTTTGCGGGAATTGAGGTTTTTATTGCAACTGTCCCATCCGAATATTGTCACGTGTCGCGCCCTAGAACATTCTCGAGAAGGGCGCTATTTGATCATGGATTATTGTGAGGGAGGAACGTTGCGAAATTGGATGGATCGCCAGGGAAAATTGCCTCTGGGGATGTCGATCCAATTTATGAAAGATGTATTGCAAGGGATGGAACATGCTAATAGTCGAGGCATTATCCACCGGGATTTGAAGCCAGAAAATATTTTATTAACACTCAAATCAAGGGGTTGGATCGCTCGCATATCGGATTTCGGTATTGCTCGGTTAATGCAGGAAAGTAAAGCCGGTTCAGATAACACAGGATCGCCGGCTTATATGGCTCCAGAGCGATTCTATGGGCAATATTCTCTTCAGTCAGATATTTATGCTCTAGGGGTGATTCTTTATGAGTTAGTGGTGGGGAATCGCCCCTTTTCTGGACAACCCCAGCAGTTGATGAACTATCATCTCAATCAACGGGTCGTCGTTCCAGACCAGGTGCCTCTACCTTTGCAAAAAATTATTTTCAAAGCCTTAGAAAAATTACCTGCTCGGCGTTATAAAAGCGCGAGGCAAATGCTCAGTGACCTCGATCGCCTTTCCGAGTTAATTGATTTATCCTTATCCGCGACTCCAATCAGTGTCCTCCCTTATCCACCAAGTCGTTCCCTCACTGATGAACCCATTATTACCCATGCACTGCCAGGAGCGATCGCCGCTTTAGCCGTTTCTATACATTCACAGACTAACGATAACCATTCCCCTTGTGGTTCTCACACCTGTATTTATTGGGCAATCTCAGACTCGATTCACTATCAACGCTATCAGGAAGAGGCGAATAATTTTGAGACGGTAGTGAAAGTCGCTCAAGTCTGTTTACCGGAAGATATTCGTGAATTAAAAATAACTTCTCAAGGTTGTCTTGCATTGACTGACCAATGTATTTATCACTTAAATCCTGATTTATCCCAGTTTCCCCTTCTTTCTGCTCAGTTAATTGCCCATCTTCGCATTCCCTTTAAAGCAGATGTCCATCCTCACAGCCAGTGGATCGCGGCGGTAACTGAGGATAATCACTTATGGGTTTGGCATCGCTCGGAACAAAACCCTGATGCCACTGCTCATCATCACTCTTGGTTCTCTCGTCCTCAAGTTCCTGTTAGGGGGGCAGTCCATCAAGTCCAAATTCTTGACGATCATCATGGAATATTTTGGCGAGTGGAACAGGGAAAAACGGCGATCGAAGTCTTTACTCGTCGGGGAAATTTTCTCGGACACTGGAAACTTTCCTTAGAAGTCGATCGGATTATTCCCAGCGCTATTTCTTATCGAGTTTTGGTGATTCCTAAGTGGGATACCCATGGGCCGCTGTTGATGGATTTGAAGCCCTTTCGGATGCGACCGATTCCGATTAAAGTGCAGTTACCGGTATGTGTCGCGATCGCCTCCTGGGGCTATGTGATTGCTGACGATCGCGGTCATTTAATCTTATTAGATGAATATGGCCAAGTGGTTGGCCGGATTTTAGGCCCTCGTTCCCCAGTGGCGATCGCCATGATTTCTAAAACGGTTCTCTTGGTAGCCACCAATGTGCAGGATGAAGGAGAACTTCATTGGGTGGATTTAAGCCAATTTGATATTGACTTCATTTTTTAG
- a CDS encoding V4R domain-containing protein yields MANATKTQHLLNSKQPKKHNHYGFQDFFQFDPERGTVVDWNGAQNVLTSEDFIIGLVEGLEEEVGDASAAIMYTIGVEWGQKDAFFFEKWFEKEFDRSIRQANLMFLLETWWWPFTSQGWGRWEVDMGDRRQGFMFINLFDSAVARTLGDVGKPVCHIYAGLFAGFFTELVKKQLSCIEIQCYSMGETYCKFLLGGKDRIDAASFWLNEGATARDIEKRLRSGERLT; encoded by the coding sequence ATGGCAAACGCAACTAAAACTCAACATTTACTCAATAGCAAACAGCCCAAAAAACACAACCACTACGGCTTCCAGGATTTTTTTCAATTCGATCCAGAACGCGGAACCGTCGTAGACTGGAATGGTGCCCAAAATGTCCTCACCAGTGAAGATTTTATTATTGGGTTAGTTGAAGGTCTCGAAGAAGAAGTTGGAGATGCTTCGGCTGCCATCATGTATACCATCGGTGTGGAGTGGGGACAAAAAGATGCTTTTTTCTTTGAAAAATGGTTTGAAAAAGAGTTCGATCGCAGCATCCGGCAAGCCAATTTAATGTTTCTGTTAGAAACCTGGTGGTGGCCGTTTACTTCCCAAGGATGGGGACGCTGGGAAGTGGATATGGGCGATCGCAGACAAGGCTTTATGTTTATTAACTTGTTTGATTCTGCCGTAGCACGAACCCTTGGCGATGTCGGTAAACCCGTCTGTCATATCTATGCTGGTCTATTTGCTGGCTTTTTTACTGAATTAGTCAAAAAACAACTCAGTTGTATTGAAATTCAATGCTATTCGATGGGGGAAACCTATTGTAAATTCCTGCTGGGGGGTAAAGATCGCATTGATGCAGCCTCATTCTGGCTCAATGAAGGAGCAACCGCTCGTGATATTGAAAAACGGTTGCGTTCAGGGGAGCGGTTAACATGA
- a CDS encoding LysR family transcriptional regulator: MSDLPFTLDQLRILKAIAIEGSFKRAADSLYVSQPAVSLQVQNLEKQLDVPLFDRGGRRAQLTEAGHLLLQYGEKILSLCQETCRAIEDLQNLQGGTLIVGASQTTGTYLLPRMIGAFRQKYPDVSVQLHVHSTRRTCWSVSNGQIDLAIIGGEVPSELQETLEISSYAEDELALILAPSHPLAAQRTIHKEDLYELQFIALDSQSTIRKVIDQVLTRCGIETNRLKVEMELNSIEAIKNAVQANLGAAFVSISAIEKELQINLLHRAYVEGVSIQRTLSVIVNPNRYRSKAAEAFRTQILPAFTTQGKVGLTPPTDIGIDLNAAAQGSDRESSVSLD, encoded by the coding sequence ATGTCTGACCTTCCATTCACGTTGGATCAATTACGCATTCTCAAGGCGATCGCCATTGAAGGAAGCTTTAAACGAGCCGCTGACAGTCTCTATGTCTCCCAACCGGCCGTGAGTCTCCAAGTCCAGAACTTAGAGAAACAATTAGATGTTCCCCTATTCGATCGAGGTGGAAGACGGGCCCAACTCACAGAAGCGGGTCATCTACTCCTTCAGTATGGTGAAAAGATTCTTTCGCTCTGTCAAGAAACCTGTCGGGCGATCGAAGATTTGCAAAATCTGCAAGGGGGGACTCTGATTGTTGGAGCCTCTCAAACCACAGGAACCTATCTGTTACCTCGGATGATTGGTGCATTTCGGCAAAAATACCCAGATGTGTCCGTGCAACTGCATGTTCATTCGACCCGCCGAACCTGTTGGAGTGTTTCTAATGGCCAAATTGATTTGGCTATTATCGGTGGTGAAGTGCCCAGCGAACTCCAAGAAACCTTAGAAATCTCTTCCTATGCTGAAGATGAATTAGCCCTGATTTTAGCCCCTTCCCATCCCCTGGCAGCCCAGAGGACGATTCACAAGGAAGACCTGTATGAACTCCAGTTTATTGCTCTAGATTCACAATCGACCATTCGTAAGGTAATTGATCAGGTTTTAACGCGCTGTGGGATTGAAACGAACCGCCTAAAGGTGGAAATGGAACTCAATTCGATTGAAGCGATTAAAAATGCGGTACAAGCTAATTTAGGCGCAGCTTTTGTTTCCATCTCAGCGATTGAAAAAGAATTGCAAATTAATTTGCTTCATCGTGCTTATGTTGAAGGGGTTTCTATCCAGCGTACTCTGTCCGTGATTGTCAATCCCAATCGCTATCGCTCTAAGGCGGCAGAAGCGTTTCGGACTCAAATCCTACCGGCTTTCACCACCCAAGGTAAAGTAGGGTTAACTCCCCCCACGGATATCGGGATCGATCTCAATGCTGCTGCTCAAGGGTCGGATCGAGAATCGTCTGTATCCTT
- a CDS encoding V4R domain-containing protein encodes MISVSDLVTNNRIPSNYFATDVYVRSDLELGLLENRRGDRLLAMPEPLIKAIYSGLDKETGQASKLVLYNCGRWWGKNFYARFAEEVSEYYEKPLADMSMLDFLQSFKECWKTHGWGKIDLDQSYIAQGFLVVKTWNAPFATQGPNLGIPVCFLDAGVFSAFFSQLSGKDLHCVQTSCESLGAECNHFIVGLEERLRKIEEQIEQGTAHVDLMNDLITM; translated from the coding sequence ATGATTTCTGTTTCTGATTTAGTCACCAATAACCGTATCCCTAGTAATTACTTTGCTACAGATGTTTATGTGCGAAGTGATTTAGAATTAGGATTGTTAGAAAATCGCCGGGGCGATCGCCTCTTAGCAATGCCCGAACCCTTAATCAAAGCCATCTATTCTGGTTTAGACAAAGAAACGGGACAAGCCTCAAAATTAGTCTTGTATAACTGCGGTCGCTGGTGGGGAAAAAACTTTTATGCTCGGTTTGCTGAAGAAGTATCGGAATACTACGAAAAACCGTTAGCAGATATGAGTATGTTAGACTTTTTGCAATCGTTTAAAGAATGTTGGAAAACTCACGGATGGGGAAAAATCGATCTCGATCAAAGTTATATTGCTCAAGGTTTTTTAGTCGTCAAAACTTGGAATGCTCCCTTCGCAACCCAGGGTCCTAATCTCGGTATTCCGGTTTGTTTCCTGGACGCGGGGGTCTTCAGTGCATTCTTTAGTCAATTGAGTGGGAAAGACTTACATTGTGTCCAAACTTCTTGTGAATCTTTGGGTGCAGAATGTAACCACTTTATTGTCGGGTTAGAGGAACGCTTAAGAAAAATTGAAGAACAGATCGAACAGGGAACAGCTCATGTAGATCTTATGAATGACTTAATCACAATGTAA